The following proteins are co-located in the Vigna angularis cultivar LongXiaoDou No.4 chromosome 2, ASM1680809v1, whole genome shotgun sequence genome:
- the LOC108328864 gene encoding uncharacterized protein LOC108328864, whose product MGDWAGVVIGLVLFVVLSPGLLFQLPGKGRAVDFCNFQTSGVSIFVHSLLFFGFMAIFLIAINVHIGSG is encoded by the coding sequence ATGGGTGATTGGGCTGGGGTGGTGATAGGTTTGGTCCTGTTTGTGGTGCTTTCACCAGGTTTACTCTTCCAGCTTCCCGGCAAAGGAAGAGCAGTGGATTTTTGCAATTTCCAAACAAGTGGCGTCTCCATCTTTGTTCATTCCCTTCTCTTCTTTGGATTCATGGCCATCTTCCTTATTGCCATTAATGTTCACATTGGCAGTGGATAA